In Pleurocapsa sp. PCC 7319, the following are encoded in one genomic region:
- a CDS encoding IS630 family transposase, with the protein MRYIKGLNKDTLKLLKRIYQQSKYYQVRQRAHCIKLSYQGYKISELREIFQVSRNTIYNWFNAWESSKFSGLYNSPGRGRKKLFTVEQQQQIKNWVKDTPKNLEKVQSKILREWGNTVSKKTIKRIIKSAYMGWSRIKRRVGGNPIPEFYDRKVKELDKLKEQESTGEIEIRYVDESGFCLIPYIPYAWQERKQKIEVPSQQSKRLNVLGFLSRQNELEVYTFKCSINSDVIVACIDQFCEKITKKTILIMDNASIHQNNFLWNKEAEWSEKGLEIFFLPTYSPHLNIIEILWRFIKYKWLESDAYESYSALVDAVENILKNFGTEYTINFV; encoded by the coding sequence ATGAGATATATTAAGGGTTTAAACAAAGATACATTAAAACTTTTAAAGAGAATTTACCAGCAGAGTAAATATTATCAAGTAAGACAGAGAGCCCATTGTATTAAATTAAGTTATCAAGGCTATAAAATCTCAGAATTAAGGGAAATATTTCAAGTAAGTCGCAATACAATTTACAATTGGTTTAATGCTTGGGAATCATCTAAATTTTCGGGACTTTATAATAGTCCTGGTCGGGGAAGAAAAAAGCTATTTACTGTTGAGCAACAGCAACAAATAAAAAATTGGGTAAAAGACACGCCCAAAAATCTGGAAAAAGTCCAATCAAAAATTTTAAGAGAATGGGGAAACACCGTAAGTAAAAAGACTATAAAAAGAATAATCAAATCAGCTTATATGGGTTGGTCTAGAATCAAAAGAAGGGTAGGAGGAAATCCTATCCCTGAATTTTACGACCGAAAAGTCAAGGAATTAGACAAATTAAAAGAACAAGAGTCAACAGGAGAAATTGAAATTAGATACGTAGATGAAAGTGGTTTTTGTTTAATTCCATATATCCCTTATGCCTGGCAAGAAAGAAAACAAAAAATCGAAGTCCCTAGTCAACAAAGTAAAAGATTAAATGTCTTAGGCTTTTTAAGCAGACAAAATGAACTAGAAGTATACACTTTTAAATGCAGTATTAATAGTGACGTCATTGTAGCCTGTATAGACCAATTTTGTGAAAAAATCACCAAAAAGACCATTCTAATCATGGATAATGCTTCAATCCATCAAAATAACTTTCTCTGGAATAAGGAAGCAGAGTGGTCAGAAAAAGGACTAGAGATTTTCTTTCTACCAACTTATTCCCCTCATTTGAATATCATAGAAATTCTCTGGCGTTTTATTAAGTATAAGTGGTTAGAAAGTGATGCTTATGAAAGTTATTCTGCTTTAGTAGATGCTGTCGAAAATATTCTCAAAAACTTTGGTACGGAATATACAATTAATTTTGTCTAG
- a CDS encoding transposase: MKLVGRVLDDNSWQNKSAQAFDLSCFEIDWQQEQTTCPLGQTSRNWRCFQDDSDNQVVEVRFHQAICAQCEQRHHCTKTAKAPCVLKLRPMAQHQALQAARQNQQL; encoded by the coding sequence GTGAAATTAGTCGGTCGAGTTTTGGATGATAACAGTTGGCAAAATAAATCCGCTCAAGCCTTTGATTTGTCTTGTTTTGAAATTGATTGGCAACAAGAGCAAACAACTTGCCCTCTAGGTCAAACAAGTCGTAATTGGCGTTGTTTTCAGGATGATTCTGATAATCAGGTAGTGGAAGTTCGTTTTCATCAAGCTATTTGCGCTCAATGTGAGCAGCGACACCATTGTACCAAAACAGCGAAAGCCCCTTGTGTTCTAAAACTGCGACCAATGGCTCAACACCAAGCTTTACAAGCAGCACGACAAAACCAACAATTGTGA
- a CDS encoding SGNH/GDSL hydrolase family protein: MKIFLIVLASVAGLTVAAEIGLRLTMGFGNPTLYVADEEIGYLLAPRQKLRRFGNLIEINQYSMRNQTIQAEKDNDNSRIVLLGDSVVNGSWWTDQAQTLSTLVANQLTKTKGNQSIEVLNVSANSWGPRNELAYLKRFGLFDADVLVLIINTDDLLAAKPTSLAIGKSLSYPDQNPPLALIELYQFYFAAPRPIPELEQLRQSETDKVEANLAAIKEIKAIAEKSNTKFILAMTPLLQEFKQGGGDNKMKARKRLQEFVTTENIEFIDFLKVWSDFPQPEFLYRDHIHPSPQGNTKITETLTQSLKDAEAIK; this comes from the coding sequence ATGAAAATATTTTTAATTGTCTTAGCTAGTGTAGCTGGACTAACTGTCGCAGCAGAAATTGGTCTTCGTCTAACTATGGGATTCGGAAACCCCACATTGTACGTTGCCGATGAGGAAATTGGTTACTTACTTGCTCCTCGGCAAAAATTACGTCGTTTTGGTAATCTGATTGAAATAAATCAATATTCAATGCGTAATCAAACAATTCAGGCAGAAAAAGACAATGATAATAGTCGCATTGTCTTATTAGGGGATTCCGTAGTTAATGGTTCTTGGTGGACAGATCAAGCGCAAACTCTTTCCACCTTGGTAGCTAATCAACTAACTAAAACCAAGGGAAATCAATCAATTGAAGTGTTAAACGTCTCGGCAAATTCCTGGGGTCCCCGTAACGAACTAGCTTACCTGAAGCGTTTTGGGTTATTTGATGCCGATGTCTTAGTTTTGATAATTAATACTGATGATTTATTGGCTGCTAAGCCAACATCCTTAGCTATCGGGAAATCGCTTAGTTACCCCGATCAAAACCCTCCTTTAGCCTTGATTGAACTATATCAATTTTATTTTGCTGCTCCTCGACCAATTCCCGAGTTAGAGCAGTTGCGACAATCAGAAACCGACAAAGTTGAGGCAAATTTAGCAGCTATTAAAGAAATCAAAGCGATCGCCGAAAAATCAAATACCAAATTTATTTTGGCGATGACTCCCTTGTTACAGGAATTTAAACAGGGTGGGGGAGATAACAAAATGAAAGCTAGAAAACGTCTCCAAGAATTTGTTACAACCGAAAATATTGAATTTATTGACTTTTTAAAAGTCTGGTCGGATTTCCCTCAACCCGAATTCCTCTATCGCGATCATATTCATCCCAGTCCTCAGGGTAATACTAAAATTACAGAAACCTTGACTCAATCTTTGAAAGATGCAGAAGCTATTAAGTAA
- a CDS encoding DUF86 domain-containing protein codes for MSDIIRAIELIEIFMDGVDDFDEYVDDLKTKSAVERQLGIIGEAVNNFRKIELEFQLTNTRDIIGFRNRIIHNYDEVDETLVWAIIHNHLPFLKEEAEEGLSR; via the coding sequence TTGTCTGATATTATCCGTGCTATTGAACTGATCGAAATCTTTATGGATGGAGTGGATGATTTCGATGAATATGTTGATGACCTAAAGACAAAAAGTGCTGTAGAAAGACAATTGGGGATTATTGGCGAAGCCGTGAATAACTTCCGCAAAATAGAGCTAGAATTTCAACTGACAAATACCAGGGACATCATTGGGTTCAGAAACCGAATCATCCATAACTATGATGAAGTAGATGAGACATTGGTATGGGCAATTATTCACAATCATCTTCCTTTTTTGAAAGAAGAAGCTGAGGAAGGTCTCAGTAGATAA
- a CDS encoding IS1634 family transposase has translation MDIQVKNLDHLGIVAGIVDQIGLVEEIDKQIEQHPQQIISTGQVVKAMILNGLGFVSAPLYLFSEFFVGKATEHLLGEGIKPEHLNDDRIGRALDSLSNQGLTTLFTSIAMLAHQRFNLLTKSLHLDSSSFSLEGSYEIETADESTESTESIESVKITYGYSKDHRPDLKQFMMDVICTGDGDVPLFVRIGNGNESDRAVFAQLIEQFKQEWNLDSIYVADSALYSSANIQQLGELNWITLVPRSIKTAKILAESIEGEVLVESKIPGYRIASCCCDYGGVHQRWLIIESEKRLNSDLKQLEKRLTKQLKIATSELKSLMRQDFACAADAKKAAEKLSRNWKYHSLELIDIETDAHYTKAGRPRKNQSPEHFTYRIKAQVVPVDEVIEIARRQAGRFVLATNVLDEKILTNDEILTEYKGQQSSERGFRFLKDPLFFTSSVFLNTPRRVAALAMVMGLCLLVYTLGQRQLRQVLAHSEQTIPNQLKKPTSTPTLRWVFQCFQAVHLVHLNHQIQVSNLTDTRLKILRFFGNPCQKYYLIC, from the coding sequence ATGGATATCCAAGTTAAAAACTTAGACCACCTAGGTATAGTAGCAGGAATCGTTGACCAAATAGGATTAGTTGAAGAAATAGATAAGCAAATAGAGCAACATCCCCAACAAATCATCAGCACAGGACAAGTGGTGAAAGCTATGATTCTCAATGGATTAGGGTTTGTCAGTGCACCGCTGTACTTATTTAGTGAGTTTTTCGTTGGCAAAGCAACGGAACATCTTTTAGGAGAGGGGATTAAACCAGAACATCTGAATGATGACCGAATTGGAAGAGCTTTGGATAGCTTGTCGAATCAAGGATTAACGACCTTATTCACTAGCATTGCGATGTTAGCCCATCAAAGATTTAACCTTTTGACCAAGAGTCTACATCTAGATTCGAGTAGCTTTAGTTTGGAGGGAAGCTATGAAATAGAAACCGCAGATGAATCAACCGAATCAACCGAATCAATCGAATCCGTCAAGATAACTTACGGCTACTCCAAAGATCATCGACCAGATTTAAAACAATTCATGATGGATGTTATCTGTACAGGAGATGGAGATGTCCCCCTGTTTGTGAGGATAGGAAATGGAAACGAATCCGACCGTGCTGTTTTTGCTCAATTGATCGAGCAATTTAAACAGGAATGGAATCTGGATAGTATCTACGTTGCTGACAGTGCGCTTTACAGTTCAGCAAATATTCAACAACTGGGAGAGTTAAACTGGATTACCCTTGTCCCTCGAAGTATAAAAACCGCCAAAATCTTAGCTGAATCAATCGAAGGCGAGGTGTTGGTTGAGAGCAAAATTCCAGGTTATCGTATTGCATCATGTTGTTGCGATTATGGAGGAGTTCATCAACGTTGGCTAATTATTGAAAGTGAAAAGCGTCTTAATAGCGATCTCAAGCAACTCGAAAAGCGACTAACAAAACAACTTAAAATAGCGACAAGTGAACTTAAGTCACTGATGAGACAAGATTTTGCCTGTGCTGCCGATGCCAAAAAAGCGGCGGAAAAACTTAGCCGCAACTGGAAATATCATTCCTTAGAATTAATCGACATTGAGACTGATGCTCACTACACAAAGGCAGGACGACCTAGGAAAAATCAGTCTCCTGAACATTTTACCTATCGTATCAAGGCTCAAGTTGTTCCTGTAGATGAGGTAATTGAGATTGCCAGAAGACAAGCAGGAAGGTTTGTTCTCGCTACTAATGTTCTCGATGAGAAGATTCTGACTAATGATGAGATTTTAACTGAATATAAAGGTCAGCAAAGTTCGGAAAGGGGTTTCCGATTCTTGAAAGATCCTCTGTTTTTTACTTCGAGTGTCTTTTTGAATACTCCTCGGCGAGTGGCAGCCCTGGCAATGGTTATGGGTTTGTGTTTGCTAGTTTATACTCTCGGTCAACGTCAATTAAGACAAGTCTTAGCTCATTCCGAGCAGACTATTCCCAACCAACTCAAGAAACCCACCTCTACTCCTACACTAAGATGGGTATTTCAGTGTTTTCAGGCGGTTCATCTTGTTCATTTGAATCATCAAATACAAGTTTCTAATCTTACTGACACCCGACTGAAGATCTTACGGTTTTTTGGAAACCCTTGCCAAAAATATTATTTAATCTGCTGA
- a CDS encoding IS1634 family transposase produces MYIEKVPNRNSPPAVLLRESYREGKKVKKRTLANLSKLPDEVVDNLRLSLKGSSVVNQEELPELCTVLRSLPHGHVACVLGTINKLGIPQLIESKRTRSRDLAVAMIVSRIINPTSKLGTVRGIRAETASSSLGELLGLSHGDRNEYYEALDWLLSKQLDLENALASRHLQNGSLILYDLTSTYVEGTECSLAAYGYSRDKKKGKLQIVFGILCNQEGCPIAVEVFEGNRLDRQTLAQQISKVQKRFAISQVVWVGDRGTITNANILDELKAKDGLDWITALTKSQIRKLAGVDQIQLGLFDERDVIEIESNDYPGERLIACRNPLIAEKNAQVREELLLATEKELDKIEQAMTREKRALKGADKIGLRVGKVLNKFKVGKLFEIEISDSHFAYRRKSEVIERDKILDGVYIIRTSVELEKMDVATTVRAYKGLSKVEQAFRCLKTIDLKVRPIYHYLDHRVKGHIFLCFLAYYVEWHMRKVLAPILFEEEDIEQISSSDREELLRYQPSPIAKQKAGNKRNQENLPVHSFSTLLNDLATIAQNKIQINLQGERVTFEKITQPTTLQQSCLDLLGVSLICTQ; encoded by the coding sequence ATGTATATAGAAAAAGTTCCTAACAGAAATTCTCCTCCTGCCGTTCTTCTCAGAGAGTCCTATCGAGAAGGAAAAAAAGTCAAGAAAAGAACCTTAGCCAACCTCTCTAAATTGCCAGATGAAGTAGTAGATAATTTACGTCTGTCTCTCAAGGGTTCATCTGTCGTTAATCAAGAGGAATTGCCTGAGTTATGTACAGTACTGAGGAGTTTACCTCATGGTCATGTAGCGTGCGTATTAGGAACAATCAATAAATTAGGAATTCCCCAATTAATTGAATCAAAAAGAACTCGTTCACGGGATTTAGCCGTAGCAATGATTGTCTCCAGAATTATCAACCCAACTTCAAAACTAGGAACAGTTAGAGGCATCAGAGCCGAAACAGCTAGTTCCAGTTTAGGGGAATTATTAGGATTATCTCATGGGGACAGAAATGAATATTATGAAGCTCTAGATTGGTTACTATCAAAACAGCTCGATCTTGAAAATGCTTTAGCATCAAGACATCTGCAAAACGGGTCATTAATTCTCTATGACTTAACTTCAACCTATGTAGAAGGAACGGAATGCTCTTTGGCAGCTTATGGCTATAGTCGAGACAAGAAAAAAGGAAAACTTCAGATAGTTTTTGGGATTTTATGTAATCAAGAAGGTTGTCCAATTGCCGTAGAGGTATTTGAAGGGAATCGTTTAGACCGTCAAACTTTAGCACAACAAATTTCTAAAGTACAGAAACGTTTTGCCATCTCTCAAGTAGTGTGGGTAGGAGATAGAGGGACGATTACCAACGCTAATATTTTAGATGAGCTAAAAGCCAAAGATGGATTAGATTGGATTACAGCCTTAACCAAGAGTCAAATTAGAAAACTGGCAGGAGTTGACCAGATTCAATTGGGATTATTTGATGAAAGAGATGTCATAGAAATAGAAAGTAATGATTACCCAGGAGAAAGATTAATTGCTTGTCGTAACCCTTTGATTGCTGAGAAAAATGCTCAAGTTAGAGAAGAATTATTACTCGCAACAGAAAAAGAGCTAGACAAAATAGAACAAGCTATGACTAGAGAAAAGAGAGCATTAAAGGGAGCAGATAAAATTGGCTTAAGAGTAGGAAAAGTTTTAAATAAATTTAAAGTAGGAAAGCTATTTGAGATTGAGATCTCAGATTCTCATTTTGCTTATCGCAGAAAATCAGAAGTAATCGAAAGAGACAAAATCTTAGATGGAGTCTATATTATTCGTACTTCTGTTGAGTTGGAAAAAATGGATGTAGCAACCACAGTAAGAGCATATAAAGGACTATCAAAAGTCGAACAAGCTTTTCGATGTCTGAAAACAATTGATTTAAAAGTACGTCCCATTTATCACTATCTAGACCATCGAGTCAAAGGGCATATTTTTCTCTGTTTTCTAGCTTATTATGTCGAATGGCATATGAGAAAAGTTCTTGCTCCCATTTTATTTGAAGAAGAAGACATCGAACAGATTTCCTCCTCAGACAGAGAGGAATTATTGAGATATCAACCCTCACCAATTGCCAAGCAAAAAGCTGGTAATAAGCGAAATCAAGAGAACTTGCCTGTTCACAGTTTTTCTACTTTATTGAATGATTTAGCCACAATTGCCCAAAATAAAATTCAAATCAATTTACAGGGAGAGAGAGTGACATTTGAGAAGATAACTCAACCTACAACACTACAACAATCATGCTTAGATTTACTGGGTGTTTCCCTGATTTGTACCCAGTAA
- a CDS encoding ATP-binding protein, with product MTSQLDKNADCIDCELTWFNSILEHRIKLHFEGVQTSEDLIESIPPPKLPHSDAPYSEIVHQFNLLPAERLILILSVVPHIKPHLLDTFFIRNQNLDRGYTEFGGLSGNSHGGFLPTGETAMFLLAGDKLSARLRYDEMFKSDLVLFAQGILYLDHQQVNEPQLATALCLSPEYRERIITGQSYAPPFSSEFPAQLIKTDLEWDNLVLNPVIRQEIDDILTWVQNKDVLMDKWQLKQRIKPGFRCLFYGPPGTGKTMTACLLGKKSGFPVYRIDLSKVISKYIGETEKNLARLFDRAQNQDWILFFDEADSLFGKRIETQNSNDRAANQEISYLLQRIEDYSGLAILSTNLRTHLDKAFARRFQSMILFPMPNAEQRLQLWQDIFLNKPFDRTFRRSVSRLNNIFGKGFQKTVRSSVGCQ from the coding sequence ATGACCTCCCAACTCGATAAAAACGCAGACTGCATCGATTGCGAACTCACCTGGTTCAACAGCATCTTAGAACATCGGATAAAACTTCATTTCGAAGGTGTTCAGACATCAGAAGATTTAATCGAATCAATCCCGCCACCAAAACTGCCCCATAGTGATGCACCCTATTCCGAAATTGTTCACCAATTCAATCTGCTACCAGCCGAGCGACTTATACTGATTCTCAGCGTTGTACCTCACATCAAACCACATCTACTCGATACATTTTTCATTCGCAATCAAAACCTCGATCGCGGATATACTGAATTTGGTGGTCTGAGCGGAAATTCCCACGGTGGATTCTTGCCCACCGGTGAAACAGCTATGTTTTTATTAGCAGGTGATAAGCTCTCGGCTCGACTTCGTTATGATGAAATGTTCAAGAGCGATCTCGTCTTATTCGCCCAAGGAATCCTCTACCTCGATCATCAACAGGTCAACGAGCCACAATTAGCTACGGCGTTATGTTTGAGTCCAGAATATCGCGAGCGAATTATAACAGGACAATCCTATGCTCCGCCCTTTAGCTCAGAGTTTCCTGCTCAGTTAATTAAAACTGACTTGGAATGGGATAACCTTGTACTCAATCCAGTCATAAGACAAGAGATTGACGATATCCTTACCTGGGTTCAAAACAAAGATGTACTAATGGATAAATGGCAATTGAAGCAGCGTATCAAGCCAGGTTTTCGCTGCCTTTTTTATGGCCCACCTGGAACTGGCAAAACGATGACCGCCTGCTTGCTAGGGAAAAAGTCAGGTTTCCCTGTTTATAGGATCGATCTTTCTAAAGTTATTTCGAAGTATATTGGGGAAACTGAAAAGAATCTGGCTAGACTCTTCGATCGCGCTCAAAATCAAGATTGGATTTTGTTTTTTGACGAGGCAGACTCGTTATTTGGAAAACGTATTGAGACCCAAAATTCCAACGACCGTGCTGCTAACCAAGAAATCTCATATCTATTGCAGCGCATTGAAGACTATTCTGGTTTAGCAATTCTGTCTACGAATTTGCGTACTCATTTAGACAAAGCATTTGCGCGTCGGTTCCAGTCCATGATTCTGTTTCCCATGCCAAATGCCGAGCAACGTTTGCAGTTATGGCAGGATATTTTCTTAAATAAGCCATTCGATCGGACATTTCGCAGGTCAGTCAGCAGATTAAATAATATTTTTGGCAAGGGTTTCCAAAAAACCGTAAGATCTTCAGTCGGGTGTCAGTAA
- a CDS encoding nucleotidyltransferase family protein: MAIAPIIKEHITSLVALCKKYGVVRLYVFGSVAKGKFNPNTSDIDFIVELEELSPLEKGERLLSLWSELESLFQRKVDLLTDKPIVNPYFRKSVEKSKSLIYDRQSEKIFV, encoded by the coding sequence ATGGCGATCGCTCCAATTATCAAAGAACATATTACAAGCTTAGTTGCCTTATGTAAAAAGTATGGAGTAGTGCGATTATATGTTTTTGGATCTGTCGCTAAAGGGAAATTCAATCCTAATACAAGCGATATCGATTTCATCGTAGAATTGGAGGAACTATCTCCGTTGGAGAAAGGAGAACGATTATTGTCTTTATGGTCTGAACTGGAAAGTCTTTTTCAAAGAAAAGTTGATCTTCTAACTGATAAGCCCATTGTTAATCCCTATTTCCGAAAAAGCGTAGAAAAATCGAAATCCCTTATCTATGATAGACAAAGCGAAAAAATATTTGTCTGA
- a CDS encoding transposase gives MKFQAQYTPRAGIEGTISQSVRVNDLRRSRYIGLTKTHLQHLATAAAINLSRLSNWFQSNWFQKIPLASTRTSRFAALETSI, from the coding sequence GTGAAATTTCAGGCTCAATATACTCCTCGCGCTGGGATTGAAGGGACTATTTCTCAAAGTGTTAGAGTTAATGATTTGCGACGTTCGCGTTACATTGGTTTGACCAAAACTCATTTACAACATCTTGCCACTGCTGCTGCGATTAATTTATCTCGACTCAGTAATTGGTTTCAAAGTAATTGGTTTCAAAAAATCCCCTTAGCCTCAACTCGCACTTCTCGTTTTGCTGCTCTCGAAACTTCTATTTGA
- a CDS encoding IS701 family transposase, translating into MKETTPAAMPPCFDRWCQKFDDLLRNKAQKRECGMHRAASTRILNPSYARFRHYLGGLLGESERKNMSQMAKDAVEVTYHKLHHFLTEATWSAQKINERRLEVMNKCNQTRISRGFSLIVDDSGHRKSGNFTAGVGRQYIGEIGKTDNGNVVVTTHLYDGKKSLPLDIELYQHGNSLPEGKKDPKFKKKPTLALSLIDKTLERGHRPGIVLIDSGYGNNTSFLVELEKRKLNYLGGLAKNRKVKVVNLNELTEEIRLDVLAESLPKKTFTKTIINLEKPRTVWIAIVEVEISRLEGIRKIAIVMNDSTFEDAEDIDYFITNIDPSIVTPQWIVNTYSQRNWVEVFYREVKGWLGLKEYQVRGKRSLLRHFILVFCAYTFILWHKLTGGLRRRWANKPLDTFPEALEAFRTAISFRFVQWLNHNRDVFMAYKKSLGFVWA; encoded by the coding sequence ATGAAAGAAACCACTCCCGCAGCCATGCCTCCTTGCTTCGATAGATGGTGTCAAAAGTTTGATGATTTGCTGAGAAATAAAGCACAAAAAAGAGAGTGCGGAATGCACCGTGCTGCGTCAACTCGGATTTTAAATCCGAGTTACGCACGGTTTAGGCATTATTTAGGGGGATTACTGGGGGAAAGTGAGCGAAAAAATATGTCTCAAATGGCTAAAGATGCGGTAGAAGTCACATACCATAAATTACACCATTTCTTAACTGAAGCAACCTGGTCGGCACAGAAAATAAATGAACGTCGTTTGGAGGTGATGAATAAATGCAACCAAACCAGAATAAGTCGGGGATTTAGTCTAATTGTTGACGATTCAGGGCATAGAAAAAGTGGAAATTTCACTGCTGGAGTAGGTCGTCAGTATATAGGAGAAATAGGTAAAACTGATAATGGGAATGTTGTGGTGACAACTCACCTTTATGATGGTAAAAAAAGCTTACCTTTAGATATTGAATTATATCAACATGGTAACTCGTTGCCAGAAGGAAAAAAAGACCCAAAGTTTAAGAAAAAACCTACCTTAGCCTTAAGTTTAATTGATAAGACCCTTGAAAGAGGACATAGACCAGGGATAGTATTAATTGATTCTGGATATGGAAACAATACATCTTTTCTAGTTGAATTAGAAAAAAGAAAATTAAACTATTTGGGAGGACTAGCTAAAAATAGAAAAGTTAAAGTTGTTAATTTAAATGAACTAACAGAAGAAATAAGATTAGATGTTTTGGCAGAATCATTACCCAAAAAGACTTTTACTAAAACCATAATCAACTTAGAAAAACCTAGAACAGTTTGGATAGCTATCGTTGAAGTAGAAATATCGCGTCTTGAAGGAATCAGAAAAATAGCTATCGTCATGAATGATTCAACCTTTGAAGATGCAGAAGATATTGATTACTTCATAACTAATATTGACCCATCAATCGTTACTCCACAGTGGATAGTTAATACTTATTCTCAAAGAAACTGGGTTGAAGTATTCTATCGCGAAGTAAAAGGATGGTTGGGATTAAAAGAATATCAGGTTAGAGGAAAAAGAAGTTTATTAAGGCATTTTATCTTAGTCTTTTGCGCTTATACTTTTATCCTTTGGCATAAGCTTACTGGTGGGTTAAGAAGACGTTGGGCGAATAAACCTTTAGACACCTTTCCTGAAGCTTTAGAGGCTTTTCGTACAGCTATATCTTTCCGTTTTGTTCAATGGCTCAATCATAATCGCGACGTATTTATGGCTTATAAAAAGAGTTTGGGCTTTGTTTGGGCTTAA